One window from the genome of Gimesia aquarii encodes:
- a CDS encoding divalent metal cation transporter: MTDDQANSRIEQDRQLILEAKQKGVGAKLKAYTILSGPGWLQSAITLGGGSLAGGLYLGILSGYHLMWLQPVAMIMGVIMLSAIGYVALSTKERPFASINTHINPVLGWGWAIATLMANLIWCMPQFALGTAALQQNLAPEIFANDDNGKIMAVAALFIIAGIVIWFYDSGGWGIKLFEAILKILVGIVVLCFFGVVAKMSFSTNDLDWGKILAGYIPNFSLFSNPSPEFSDVLSQAGAYADYWKNLIVGKQQKVMITAAATAVGINMTFLLPYSMRAKGWDKDFRGLAAFDLSTGLFVPFVLATSCVVIAAASQFHAKPAAGLLGEKNAEGQVVQADPGLLKQYHKLLDQRLKKEQASDADWEKIKENPTVLDQKRAEIPLAERTLAAMLVNRDAFQLAAALKPLAGKTVSQLVFGMGVVAMAISTIIILMLINGFVLCEMLGVEPKGTVHRLGCYLPAITGAVGSFFWKGDAKAWLAVPTSMFGMVLLPIAYATFFFMMNSPQILGEHMPKGGKRIAWNLAMGISTLLATFGCFWSIKSSDYPLAGFCTLAAFIGLAILVHFMRKPSESTSTVQDT; encoded by the coding sequence ATGACAGACGACCAAGCAAATTCACGGATCGAACAAGACCGCCAGTTAATCCTGGAAGCGAAGCAAAAAGGCGTTGGTGCCAAGCTCAAAGCGTATACCATCCTCTCTGGGCCAGGTTGGTTACAAAGTGCGATTACCTTGGGAGGTGGTTCACTGGCGGGGGGCTTGTATCTTGGTATTCTTTCCGGATATCACCTGATGTGGTTGCAGCCTGTGGCAATGATCATGGGCGTAATCATGCTCAGTGCGATCGGCTATGTTGCTTTATCGACGAAAGAGCGACCTTTTGCATCGATCAATACACATATCAATCCTGTCTTGGGTTGGGGATGGGCAATCGCCACCCTGATGGCGAATTTGATTTGGTGTATGCCGCAGTTTGCGTTAGGGACTGCCGCGTTACAGCAGAATCTGGCACCAGAAATTTTTGCCAACGATGACAACGGCAAGATCATGGCTGTTGCTGCTCTTTTTATCATCGCGGGGATTGTGATCTGGTTTTACGATTCCGGTGGATGGGGAATCAAATTGTTTGAAGCTATTTTGAAAATTCTAGTAGGAATTGTGGTCCTCTGTTTCTTTGGTGTCGTTGCAAAAATGAGTTTCTCCACAAATGATCTCGACTGGGGAAAAATTCTCGCCGGCTACATACCTAATTTCAGTCTGTTTTCTAATCCTTCTCCGGAATTTTCTGACGTTCTATCTCAAGCCGGGGCGTATGCAGATTATTGGAAAAACTTGATTGTCGGAAAACAACAGAAAGTCATGATTACTGCTGCGGCGACCGCGGTGGGGATTAATATGACCTTTCTGCTTCCTTATTCCATGCGTGCGAAGGGTTGGGATAAAGATTTCCGTGGTTTAGCCGCATTTGATCTCTCTACAGGCCTCTTTGTTCCGTTCGTACTGGCGACCAGTTGTGTTGTGATTGCTGCCGCCTCTCAGTTTCATGCCAAGCCGGCTGCCGGATTATTGGGCGAGAAAAATGCCGAAGGCCAGGTTGTCCAGGCAGATCCCGGTTTGTTAAAACAGTATCATAAATTATTGGATCAACGTTTGAAAAAAGAACAAGCATCAGATGCTGACTGGGAAAAAATCAAAGAGAATCCGACAGTGTTAGATCAAAAACGTGCTGAAATTCCACTCGCAGAGCGAACGTTGGCAGCCATGCTCGTTAATCGGGATGCATTTCAATTGGCAGCCGCGCTCAAACCTCTTGCCGGTAAAACTGTATCGCAGTTGGTTTTTGGTATGGGAGTTGTGGCAATGGCCATTTCAACGATTATCATTCTGATGTTAATCAACGGTTTTGTTTTATGTGAGATGTTGGGAGTTGAGCCTAAGGGGACCGTACACCGATTGGGCTGTTATTTGCCAGCCATTACAGGAGCCGTTGGTTCATTTTTCTGGAAAGGCGATGCCAAGGCCTGGTTGGCTGTTCCCACATCCATGTTTGGAATGGTTTTACTGCCGATTGCCTATGCCACTTTCTTTTTCATGATGAATTCACCCCAGATTCTGGGAGAGCACATGCCCAAAGGCGGGAAGCGAATTGCCTGGAATTTGGCCATGGGAATTTCAACGTTGCTGGCCACATTCGGATGCTTCTGGAGTATCAAGTCCAGCGACTACCCTCTTGCCGGGTTCTGCACTTTAGCAGCGTTTATTGGCTTGGCGATTCTTGTCCACTTTATGCGGAAGCCTTCAGAAAGTACTTCGACTGTCCAAGATACTTAA